Proteins encoded in a region of the Mesotoga sp. BH458_6_3_2_1 genome:
- the mutS gene encoding DNA mismatch repair protein MutS: MTPMMKQYLEVKNSYKDCLVLFRLGDFYETFLDDAKLVSKELQIVLTSRNGVPMAGVPYHSINGYLKKLVTAGYKVAICEQTEDPAFAKGLVKREVTRVVTPGTIVEDELLPESENNYIIAVGEADELFIMATADVSTGEVALSAADDLESMKDFIAATGPSQILLRESLKALKREISEITFAMIEIVEDWHFALSSGINYVKEFYSIASIDHLELNNKEIEVLGALFKYLETINFGPMKHLSLPRVIRKSDSMQLDASTIENLNLFRLERKGSLFEILDETITGMGRRRLRQWLLSPLTDREKIEERLDAVQTFYSDRHLLDELREYFENVFDIERITTRLSTDKTTPRDLQSLRTSLAALPLIKELISTEASFERLNDRLELFPEELALLQRSIMDEPSAAVGDGKVIREGFDHELDSLRDLLEHSVEKMKAIEAAEKKSTGISSLKVKFNKVFGYFLEVPKSQTDKVPQNYTRKQTLVNSERYITEELKEFEDKILSANDKIQILERALFLDVCSRLLNSLQRLKAVSKVLSEIDSLQSLAAVARKNNYSRPRFSNDGKVKISNSRHPIVERFVSDFTPNDVSLSRSENFFIVTGPNMSGKSTFIRQVALLSIMAQVGSFVPADEALLSIHDRVFTRIGARDELASGKSTFLVEMMETATILSKATEDSLVILDEVGRGTSTFDGISIAWAVSEFIYEAVGCHTIFATHFTELTELSNMYPGIKNKTVRIIETDSGIVFLHKVIDGVANSSHGIEVAKLAGVPETVLSRAKEILKVISKQSALDKAVRVLTADDLKEIRQSKKGKMNRNQITLF; this comes from the coding sequence ATGACACCGATGATGAAACAGTACCTTGAAGTCAAGAACAGCTACAAGGACTGCCTGGTTCTCTTCAGGTTGGGAGATTTCTACGAGACCTTCCTCGACGACGCGAAGCTGGTTTCTAAAGAGCTGCAGATAGTGCTCACTTCGAGAAACGGAGTCCCGATGGCCGGCGTACCTTACCACTCGATAAACGGCTATCTCAAAAAGCTGGTGACTGCAGGTTACAAAGTTGCAATCTGCGAACAGACGGAAGATCCGGCATTCGCAAAGGGCCTTGTGAAACGAGAGGTCACAAGAGTTGTCACTCCGGGAACGATCGTTGAAGACGAGTTGCTTCCTGAATCCGAGAACAATTACATCATCGCCGTGGGAGAAGCGGACGAACTCTTCATAATGGCCACGGCAGATGTTTCAACGGGCGAAGTGGCCCTTTCTGCCGCCGATGACCTCGAATCGATGAAAGACTTCATCGCAGCAACTGGACCCTCACAGATACTTCTGCGGGAGAGCTTGAAGGCACTGAAGCGGGAGATTTCCGAGATCACTTTCGCGATGATTGAAATAGTTGAAGACTGGCATTTTGCTCTTTCATCGGGCATCAACTACGTGAAGGAGTTCTATTCGATTGCCTCCATAGATCATCTTGAGCTGAATAACAAAGAGATTGAAGTTCTCGGAGCTCTGTTCAAGTATTTGGAAACGATCAATTTCGGTCCGATGAAACATCTTTCCCTTCCGAGAGTTATCAGAAAATCCGATTCGATGCAGCTTGACGCCTCTACAATTGAAAACCTCAATCTCTTTCGTCTTGAGAGAAAGGGCTCTCTATTCGAAATCCTCGACGAAACGATTACTGGAATGGGAAGAAGACGGCTGAGGCAGTGGCTACTCTCGCCCCTGACCGACAGAGAGAAGATAGAGGAGAGGCTCGATGCGGTTCAGACTTTCTATTCTGACCGTCACCTCCTCGATGAGCTGAGAGAGTATTTTGAAAATGTATTCGATATCGAAAGGATCACAACGCGGCTTTCAACGGACAAGACTACCCCCAGAGATCTCCAATCGTTAAGAACCTCTCTGGCGGCACTTCCTCTGATCAAAGAGCTGATTTCAACTGAAGCGTCCTTCGAAAGGTTGAACGATCGGCTGGAGCTTTTTCCCGAAGAACTCGCTCTTCTTCAGCGCAGTATCATGGATGAGCCGTCTGCCGCAGTTGGCGACGGAAAGGTCATAAGGGAAGGGTTCGATCATGAGCTGGATTCTCTTCGCGACCTTCTCGAGCACTCCGTCGAGAAGATGAAGGCGATCGAAGCAGCCGAAAAGAAGTCTACCGGGATAAGTTCTTTGAAGGTGAAGTTCAACAAAGTCTTCGGCTACTTCCTGGAAGTCCCGAAGAGTCAGACGGACAAGGTGCCCCAGAACTACACTAGAAAGCAGACCCTAGTCAACTCGGAACGATATATCACGGAGGAACTCAAAGAATTCGAAGACAAAATTCTGAGCGCAAACGACAAGATTCAGATACTGGAAAGGGCACTCTTCCTGGATGTTTGCTCGCGGCTCCTGAACTCTCTACAGAGACTTAAGGCTGTTTCAAAGGTCCTTTCGGAGATCGATTCTCTTCAGTCGCTTGCAGCAGTGGCGAGAAAGAACAACTACTCCCGGCCCCGGTTTTCGAACGACGGAAAGGTTAAGATCTCGAATTCCAGACATCCGATAGTGGAGAGATTCGTTTCGGATTTCACTCCGAACGACGTATCTCTTAGCAGAAGTGAGAACTTTTTCATAGTGACCGGGCCAAATATGAGCGGGAAGTCGACTTTCATTCGACAGGTCGCCTTGCTCTCGATCATGGCCCAGGTCGGTTCTTTTGTGCCTGCAGATGAAGCACTCCTTTCGATCCACGACAGGGTCTTCACGAGAATCGGTGCCAGAGATGAACTGGCTAGCGGCAAATCGACGTTTCTGGTGGAGATGATGGAGACGGCGACTATCCTCTCGAAGGCAACCGAAGACAGTCTAGTTATTCTAGATGAAGTGGGTAGGGGAACCAGTACCTTTGACGGAATTTCCATCGCTTGGGCCGTTTCGGAATTCATATACGAAGCAGTCGGCTGCCACACGATATTTGCTACTCATTTCACCGAGCTGACCGAACTTTCCAATATGTACCCGGGCATAAAGAACAAGACTGTAAGAATAATCGAGACCGATAGCGGGATCGTCTTTCTCCACAAAGTGATCGACGGGGTAGCGAATAGCTCGCATGGAATAGAGGTGGCGAAGCTTGCCGGTGTTCCCGAGACCGTACTCTCGAGAGCAAAGGAAATCCTGAAGGTGATTTCCAAGCAGTCTGCCCTCGACAAGGCAGTCAGGGTTCTGACCGCAGACGATCTAAAGGAGATCAGGCAATCGAAAAAGGGAAAGATGAACAGAAATCAGATCACTCTATTCTGA
- the clpP gene encoding ATP-dependent Clp endopeptidase proteolytic subunit ClpP, producing the protein MDINMAPFVPYVVEDRGRGERIFDIYTKLLSERIVFLGWPIDDEVSNIVVAQLLFLESQDPEKDINLYINSPGGSITSGLAIYDTMQYIKPDISTICIGMAASMGAILLAGGTKGKRFALPNSRVMIHQPFGGAEGVAKDIEIRAKEILYLRDELNKILAKHTGQSIKKIEKDADRDFFMSSVEAVEYGMIDKVIEQKPKEKGKE; encoded by the coding sequence ATGGACATAAACATGGCACCTTTCGTCCCTTACGTAGTGGAAGACAGAGGAAGGGGAGAAAGGATTTTTGATATTTACACCAAACTGCTTTCCGAAAGAATAGTCTTTCTCGGCTGGCCAATCGACGATGAAGTCTCTAATATCGTGGTCGCACAGCTGCTCTTTCTCGAGTCCCAGGACCCGGAGAAGGATATAAACCTATATATCAACAGCCCGGGTGGCTCGATCACTTCCGGTCTGGCGATTTATGACACAATGCAGTACATAAAGCCCGACATCTCTACAATCTGCATAGGCATGGCCGCCTCTATGGGCGCGATACTCCTTGCCGGCGGAACAAAGGGAAAGAGGTTTGCTCTTCCGAACTCCAGGGTAATGATTCATCAGCCCTTCGGTGGAGCAGAGGGAGTGGCCAAGGATATCGAAATCAGGGCCAAGGAGATTCTCTATCTCAGGGACGAACTGAACAAGATCCTTGCCAAGCATACTGGTCAGTCAATAAAGAAGATAGAAAAGGACGCAGACAGAGACTTCTTTATGAGCTCTGTTGAAGCAGTCGAATACGGGATGATAGATAAAGTCATCGAACAGAAGCCAAAAGAAAAAGGCAAGGAATAA
- a CDS encoding DUF370 domain-containing protein, whose amino-acid sequence MDRVVNVGFESFVVRDRILAVLPIESSAVRRLKQLGMETGKIVNLTFGKRTKAILITDSGHIIFSFLPPKKIIEKLFTN is encoded by the coding sequence GTGGATCGCGTTGTCAACGTTGGTTTTGAGTCCTTTGTGGTAAGGGATAGGATTCTGGCCGTTCTTCCTATTGAAAGCTCGGCCGTTCGAAGGCTCAAACAGCTCGGTATGGAGACCGGAAAGATCGTGAACCTTACTTTCGGAAAGAGGACTAAGGCCATACTGATAACGGACAGCGGTCATATAATTTTCTCCTTTCTTCCGCCAAAGAAAATCATAGAAAAACTCTTCACGAATTAG
- the obgE gene encoding GTPase ObgE translates to MLANDQESLVDTGRIYVKAGDGGNGSVSFRREKYIPFGGPDGGDGGRGGHVFLRSTNSINTLYEFKHKRRFIAQSGESGHGSNMAGKKGKDLVIRVPVGTIAYDAESGEIIADLCNPGQIVAIARGGKGGRGNARFVSSTNQAPKAAENGEPGEELFVRLELKILADVALVGFPNVGKSTLISVISNARPKIANYHFTTLSPNLGVVMANYEQGYIVADVPGLIKGAHEGIGLGHKFLRHIERCKTIVHLLDISESEERDFIQDYRDIRYELEFYKQELADKPEIIVANKCDLITEEERRKRLQLFKESTGKEIIPISAATHEGVQPLKEAIWKYIERDPSYFSYMKADEESPLPQVEPVVLTAPYPEDFRVEKDSSGRYVVLGPAVDFYVRKIRAFKYRDRFIMDKLEKGGLSSKLRNAGIMEGDTVVIDDREYVFKD, encoded by the coding sequence ATGCTAGCTAACGATCAGGAAAGCCTCGTTGATACGGGGCGGATTTACGTCAAGGCGGGAGATGGAGGTAACGGCTCTGTCTCCTTCAGGAGAGAGAAGTACATACCGTTCGGAGGCCCGGATGGTGGAGATGGCGGCAGAGGAGGTCACGTCTTTCTCAGATCGACCAATTCAATAAACACGCTCTATGAATTCAAGCACAAGAGAAGATTCATCGCCCAAAGCGGGGAGAGCGGCCACGGTTCAAACATGGCCGGAAAGAAGGGAAAGGATCTGGTCATAAGAGTGCCCGTTGGGACGATTGCATATGACGCAGAGAGTGGAGAGATCATTGCAGACCTCTGTAATCCCGGTCAAATCGTCGCTATTGCCAGAGGCGGAAAGGGAGGAAGAGGCAACGCGAGGTTCGTTTCTTCAACGAATCAGGCGCCCAAGGCCGCAGAAAATGGCGAACCCGGCGAGGAACTCTTCGTTCGACTTGAGCTGAAGATTCTAGCCGATGTCGCACTGGTCGGGTTTCCAAACGTCGGAAAATCGACGCTCATATCCGTTATATCTAATGCGAGACCGAAGATAGCAAATTATCACTTCACTACTCTCTCGCCCAATCTCGGAGTTGTTATGGCCAATTACGAGCAGGGATATATAGTGGCCGATGTGCCCGGGTTAATCAAAGGAGCACATGAGGGTATTGGACTGGGGCATAAATTCTTGAGGCACATCGAACGGTGTAAAACAATCGTTCATCTTCTGGACATCTCAGAGAGCGAGGAAAGAGATTTCATTCAGGATTACAGAGATATACGTTACGAACTGGAATTCTACAAGCAAGAGCTTGCAGATAAGCCCGAGATTATTGTCGCGAACAAGTGCGATCTCATTACAGAAGAAGAGAGGCGGAAGAGGCTTCAACTATTCAAAGAAAGCACCGGCAAAGAGATAATTCCTATTTCGGCGGCGACTCACGAGGGAGTTCAGCCTCTGAAAGAGGCGATCTGGAAGTATATCGAAAGAGATCCCTCGTACTTCTCATACATGAAGGCCGATGAGGAGAGCCCTCTGCCTCAAGTCGAACCCGTCGTCCTAACGGCACCCTACCCCGAGGATTTCAGAGTGGAGAAGGACTCTTCCGGAAGGTATGTGGTTCTGGGACCGGCAGTCGATTTCTACGTGAGAAAGATCAGGGCCTTCAAGTACAGAGACCGTTTCATAATGGATAAGCTGGAGAAGGGCGGTCTTTCTTCGAAGCTTAGAAACGCCGGCATAATGGAAGGAGATACTGTAGTAATAGATGACAGAGAGTATGTGTTCAAAGACTAG
- the nadD gene encoding nicotinate (nicotinamide) nucleotide adenylyltransferase, giving the protein MCSKTRIGIFGGSFDPVHTGHLVVAIRAIEQLELDRLYVIPAYMPPHKVSSTTSPFEIRMRWLETVFEGIDEAYVSDYERERGGISYSLFTVRHFSKLHSCRPFLIVGEDSFVSLDTWFEYEALLEEATIAVYPRSITERDHSFDGQVIWLDAPRFDISSTEIRKRIKEGKSVVGLVPDSILDEVQSFYE; this is encoded by the coding sequence ATGTGTTCAAAGACTAGAATCGGAATCTTTGGCGGTTCCTTCGATCCCGTACATACGGGCCATCTTGTCGTAGCAATACGGGCGATCGAACAGCTGGAACTGGACAGACTTTACGTTATTCCTGCGTACATGCCCCCTCACAAGGTCTCCAGTACGACCTCTCCATTTGAGATCAGAATGAGATGGCTCGAAACGGTTTTCGAAGGAATCGATGAAGCTTACGTGTCGGACTATGAAAGGGAAAGAGGGGGGATCTCCTATTCTCTCTTCACGGTTAGGCACTTCTCGAAACTTCACAGTTGCAGACCCTTTCTAATCGTTGGCGAAGACAGCTTCGTCTCCCTCGACACCTGGTTTGAATACGAGGCTCTTCTCGAAGAAGCGACGATCGCGGTCTACCCAAGAAGTATCACAGAGAGAGACCATTCCTTCGACGGGCAGGTAATCTGGCTTGACGCGCCTCGATTCGACATATCTTCGACTGAAATTCGCAAGAGAATTAAGGAAGGGAAATCGGTTGTCGGGCTGGTCCCGGATTCAATACTCGACGAGGTCCAGTCTTTCTATGAATAA
- a CDS encoding tRNA-dihydrouridine synthase — MNKQIGLSPMAGYTDVTMRELSVEWGADFVFSEMISAEGALRSSGKTDELVPSTPTRIQLFGSNVSRMAKAAAKLSNVATWIDINAGCPVRKVTRKGAGSALLKTPEKIAEMIIALKNTVEVPVSVKIRLGFDCIESEEIIYPIMKARPEAVFVHGRTVAQAYSGSANWEEIDRISLLLHGEGILSYGSGDMFTPEAIVNALRSYSVDGVVVARGAIGNPWIFRQSKDLIRKGFYDDPDLSERLGHFSAHLELLGKRVGEEQAIRELRKSFAGYTRNVRNGARLRTEYMKCSSMEDVRDFLTVYGTVNSSIR, encoded by the coding sequence ATGAATAAGCAGATCGGGCTGTCGCCGATGGCCGGTTACACGGACGTGACAATGAGGGAGCTTTCCGTCGAATGGGGGGCCGACTTCGTTTTCAGCGAAATGATCAGCGCCGAGGGCGCGTTGAGATCTTCGGGAAAGACCGATGAACTTGTCCCGTCAACTCCGACCAGGATTCAGCTTTTCGGTTCGAACGTATCGAGGATGGCCAAAGCCGCGGCGAAACTCTCGAATGTGGCAACCTGGATTGACATAAACGCCGGATGCCCCGTAAGAAAAGTGACTCGAAAAGGCGCCGGAAGCGCCTTGCTGAAGACCCCGGAAAAGATCGCGGAAATGATCATCGCTTTGAAGAATACCGTAGAAGTGCCTGTCTCAGTGAAGATAAGACTGGGCTTCGACTGCATCGAGAGTGAAGAGATTATCTATCCGATTATGAAGGCAAGGCCGGAAGCGGTTTTCGTGCACGGCAGGACAGTCGCACAAGCATATTCGGGCTCTGCAAACTGGGAGGAGATCGACAGGATATCTCTTTTGCTTCACGGGGAAGGCATACTCTCTTACGGTTCGGGAGACATGTTCACTCCGGAGGCGATCGTGAACGCGTTAAGAAGTTACTCTGTCGATGGCGTGGTAGTCGCCAGGGGCGCCATCGGCAACCCCTGGATCTTCAGACAGAGTAAGGATCTTATACGGAAGGGCTTTTACGATGACCCTGATCTATCTGAGAGACTCGGTCATTTTTCGGCGCATCTGGAGTTGCTCGGAAAGAGAGTAGGCGAAGAGCAGGCAATTAGAGAGCTTCGAAAGTCCTTCGCCGGATACACTAGAAATGTTCGCAACGGCGCCAGGCTCAGAACGGAATACATGAAGTGCAGTTCAATGGAAGATGTACGAGATTTTCTCACAGTCTACGGAACCGTTAACAGCAGTATAAGATAA
- the tdh gene encoding L-threonine 3-dehydrogenase yields the protein MVAIVKEKPGIGFSLKRVPVPNELGPHDVLVKVKRASICGTDVHIYNWDKWSQERIRPPQIGGHEFTGEVVKTGKEVTSVSIGDSVVSETHIPCQKCLQCRTGKMHICKNMQILGVHRDGVFAEYVRVPEVVLWKVDPSILPEYASIMEPFGNAVHTALVTDLTGKNVLITGAGPIGVMAVAVAKVAGAAQVIVSEIKEFRKDLARKMGADIVIDPSEEDLPSRVRALTEDNGADVLLEMSGNSTAFIQGLQSLTNGAVVSLLGVFPGELLFDVNGLFTFKGLTMYGITGRKMFETWQVATQLLKNSRIDLSPVVTHILTADRFEEGFDVMMRGISGKVILEF from the coding sequence ATGGTCGCAATAGTTAAAGAGAAGCCTGGAATTGGATTTTCCTTGAAAAGAGTGCCGGTGCCGAACGAGCTCGGTCCCCATGACGTGCTGGTCAAAGTCAAACGAGCTTCGATTTGCGGGACGGATGTCCATATTTACAATTGGGACAAGTGGTCTCAGGAGAGAATTCGACCGCCTCAGATAGGCGGTCATGAGTTCACCGGAGAGGTCGTTAAGACCGGAAAGGAAGTTACGTCGGTTTCGATTGGAGACTCGGTGGTTTCCGAGACCCACATACCGTGTCAGAAATGCCTTCAGTGCAGGACCGGCAAGATGCACATATGCAAGAACATGCAGATTCTCGGTGTGCACAGGGACGGAGTCTTCGCAGAATATGTGAGGGTCCCCGAGGTTGTCTTATGGAAGGTAGATCCTTCGATCCTTCCGGAATATGCTTCGATAATGGAGCCCTTCGGCAATGCCGTTCATACAGCGCTAGTGACTGATCTCACCGGAAAGAATGTCCTGATTACTGGGGCCGGACCTATCGGAGTGATGGCGGTAGCGGTGGCGAAGGTTGCAGGGGCGGCGCAAGTAATCGTCTCTGAGATCAAAGAGTTCAGAAAGGATCTGGCGAGAAAGATGGGAGCCGATATAGTGATCGATCCGTCAGAAGAGGATCTTCCTTCCAGAGTGAGAGCCCTTACCGAAGACAACGGAGCCGATGTGCTTCTCGAGATGTCGGGAAACTCTACGGCCTTCATTCAGGGTCTTCAGAGTCTTACTAACGGGGCCGTCGTTTCTCTTCTCGGAGTCTTTCCCGGTGAGTTATTATTTGATGTAAACGGGCTGTTCACTTTCAAGGGTCTGACTATGTACGGTATTACGGGGAGAAAGATGTTCGAGACCTGGCAGGTCGCGACTCAGCTGCTTAAGAACAGTAGAATCGACCTTTCGCCTGTCGTCACTCACATTCTTACCGCAGATAGATTCGAAGAGGGTTTTGATGTCATGATGAGAGGTATTTCCGGAAAGGTAATCCTTGAATTCTGA
- a CDS encoding glycine C-acetyltransferase gives MFDFDVLKREMEELEEKGLLVKIRTLESPQGAWLNIEGKKVLNMCSNNYLGLCFDEELKEAAIDGIRKWGVGPGAVRSIAGTLELHNELERELAKFKRVESTLVVQSGFNANQSVIAPIVTEEDAILSDELNHASIIDGVRLTKAMRYVWKHKDVNDLETQLRKAESDGARRKLVITDGVFSMDGDLAPLPEIVEKTNKYGAILMVDDAHGEGVLGSHGRGIVDHFGLHGSVDIEVGTLSKAFGIVGGFVAGKKTLIDYLKQKARPFLFSSSLSPAETAAAIAAVRKLSSSDELVKTLWSNAGYFKDQLKALGFDTGHTETPITPVMLYDAKLSSTFSKRLFEESIFASSIGFPTVPKGKARIRVMISASHSRKDLDFAVSKFELIGKELGVIK, from the coding sequence ATGTTTGATTTTGATGTTCTTAAACGGGAAATGGAGGAGCTTGAGGAGAAGGGTCTGCTCGTCAAGATAAGGACACTTGAATCGCCTCAGGGTGCCTGGCTGAACATCGAGGGGAAGAAAGTTCTTAACATGTGCTCAAACAATTACCTTGGACTGTGTTTCGACGAAGAGCTCAAGGAGGCGGCGATCGACGGCATAAGAAAGTGGGGAGTTGGACCCGGAGCCGTTAGGTCGATCGCGGGAACACTCGAATTGCACAACGAGCTCGAAAGGGAACTGGCAAAGTTCAAGAGGGTCGAATCTACGCTGGTTGTCCAGTCGGGCTTCAATGCAAACCAGTCGGTAATTGCGCCGATCGTTACTGAAGAGGACGCTATTCTCTCCGATGAACTGAACCACGCAAGCATAATTGACGGAGTCAGGCTGACGAAAGCCATGAGATATGTCTGGAAGCATAAGGATGTGAACGACCTGGAGACTCAGCTGAGAAAGGCCGAGTCCGACGGGGCCAGGAGAAAGCTGGTAATAACGGACGGCGTTTTTTCGATGGATGGAGATCTTGCTCCGCTTCCCGAGATTGTCGAAAAGACGAACAAATACGGAGCGATTCTGATGGTGGACGACGCTCACGGCGAAGGTGTTCTCGGAAGCCATGGAAGGGGCATAGTCGACCACTTCGGATTGCATGGAAGCGTAGATATCGAGGTCGGGACTCTTTCGAAGGCCTTTGGAATAGTGGGAGGCTTTGTCGCCGGCAAGAAGACACTGATCGATTATCTGAAGCAGAAGGCGCGTCCATTCCTCTTCAGTTCATCACTGTCTCCGGCCGAAACCGCAGCCGCCATCGCGGCCGTGAGGAAGCTTTCTTCATCTGACGAACTGGTCAAGACGCTGTGGAGCAACGCGGGCTATTTCAAGGATCAGCTCAAGGCGCTCGGTTTCGATACGGGACATACTGAGACTCCGATAACTCCTGTTATGCTTTACGACGCGAAGCTTTCCTCGACATTCTCAAAAAGACTCTTTGAAGAGTCCATATTTGCAAGTTCGATCGGCTTCCCAACCGTTCCCAAGGGAAAGGCAAGAATAAGAGTCATGATAAGCGCTTCCCACTCGAGGAAGGATCTGGACTTTGCAGTCTCCAAGTTCGAACTGATCGGGAAGGAACTTGGCGTCATAAAGTAA
- a CDS encoding calcium/sodium antiporter: MKRLFVSLLMLAAGFALLIKGADYLIEGSVAIAKNLGISELLIGLTIVALGTSAPELAVSIQAAIKGSDIALGNVLGSNIANIGLILGATALLTPLGVNKTTMSYEIPFVILITVASGALILGNGNGLNRSDGIVLITFFLIFMMYVFTMAKRDRNISDIVEVEGKRDIEILEKSPALAWVATIGGTVAVILGGNFVVDGGSSIARIFGVSDMLIGTTIVAIGTSLPELVTTISAGRKNRSDLAIGNVVGSNIFNLLLVLGISATISPITAQRSLAGEIIFASLLAIVLPLLLFRKKELDRPRGALLLIIYTAFLVSTIVSG, encoded by the coding sequence GTGAAACGCTTGTTTGTTTCGTTGCTGATGCTGGCCGCTGGATTTGCTTTGCTCATAAAGGGTGCCGATTATCTGATCGAGGGATCTGTCGCAATAGCCAAGAATCTGGGAATCTCCGAACTGCTCATTGGCCTCACGATAGTTGCTCTGGGCACGTCGGCGCCGGAACTCGCAGTGAGTATCCAGGCGGCGATCAAAGGTTCAGACATCGCTCTGGGAAATGTTCTGGGGTCTAACATCGCGAATATTGGTTTGATTCTCGGTGCGACCGCCTTGCTCACTCCGCTGGGAGTTAACAAGACCACCATGAGTTACGAAATACCTTTCGTTATTCTGATCACCGTCGCCAGTGGAGCGTTGATACTGGGAAACGGCAACGGTCTGAACAGGAGTGACGGCATAGTCCTGATTACTTTTTTCTTGATCTTCATGATGTACGTGTTCACAATGGCTAAGAGGGACAGGAATATTTCGGACATCGTCGAGGTAGAAGGAAAGCGAGATATCGAGATTCTCGAAAAGAGTCCTGCGCTCGCCTGGGTAGCCACTATCGGAGGAACCGTAGCCGTCATTCTCGGAGGAAATTTCGTGGTCGACGGAGGTTCTTCGATTGCACGGATATTCGGAGTGAGCGATATGCTGATTGGTACAACTATTGTGGCGATCGGAACTTCTCTTCCGGAGTTAGTGACCACAATTTCGGCAGGAAGGAAAAACCGCAGCGATCTTGCCATAGGGAACGTGGTAGGGTCTAACATCTTCAATCTGCTCCTGGTTCTAGGGATTTCGGCCACCATCTCGCCTATCACGGCACAGAGATCGCTTGCCGGGGAAATCATCTTTGCATCGCTTCTCGCGATAGTCCTGCCCTTGCTTCTCTTTAGAAAGAAGGAGCTGGACAGGCCAAGGGGCGCTCTACTCCTGATAATCTACACTGCATTCCTCGTTTCAACAATAGTCAGCGGTTAG
- a CDS encoding N-acetyltransferase, translated as METIALDPESLSRRTVRYSYSSERYYDLVIENDSDRWTVDLLLKEFPAPFVKEESYNLLDPFKEHPIAYGAFDGCKELGLILFEREWNNSLRIWDILVWEECRRMGVGRKLMDAARDYAITSGMRRLVLETQSCNYPAISFYLKYGFELAGFDTPVIQTKILKDARSASSFTIFSRSNAGIQEVSLLNIRQSAKRHLYSNSLTSNDLNSICSRISNR; from the coding sequence TTGGAGACAATCGCGCTTGATCCCGAATCGCTTTCCAGAAGGACCGTAAGATATAGCTATTCCAGCGAGAGATACTACGATCTCGTTATCGAAAACGATTCAGACCGATGGACGGTTGATCTCCTATTGAAGGAATTCCCGGCCCCATTCGTGAAAGAGGAATCCTACAATCTCCTCGATCCTTTCAAAGAGCATCCGATAGCGTACGGAGCCTTCGACGGCTGCAAGGAACTGGGCCTAATTCTCTTCGAAAGAGAGTGGAACAATTCGCTTCGCATCTGGGACATTCTGGTCTGGGAGGAGTGCCGACGAATGGGAGTCGGAAGGAAATTGATGGATGCAGCAAGAGACTACGCAATCACTTCTGGCATGAGACGCCTGGTTCTCGAGACTCAAAGCTGCAACTATCCGGCCATCTCCTTCTACCTGAAATACGGTTTCGAATTGGCCGGTTTCGATACTCCTGTTATTCAAACGAAGATATTGAAAGACGCGAGGTCCGCCTCGAGTTTCACTATCTTCTCTAGATCAAATGCAGGCATTCAGGAAGTCTCTCTTCTCAACATCCGCCAGTCTGCAAAAAGACATCTATACAGTAATTCACTTACATCAAATGACCTTAATTCAATTTGCTCCAGAATCTCTAACCGCTGA